TTCCTGTCAGAGTGCCAGTAACACAGGTGGCCTTGTGACGCTTGGATCGCCTAGAGTGCTGCTATGTTTTAGCAATTTTACTATGGCAAGGCCCCGCAAAGAAACTCCGAAAGGAACACATTCCGTAGATTGAACTTTCTAAGCATTGGCTTTTGACTATAATACCTTACGGTGGTGTAGTACACTCTTCAACCGGTGCTGCTGCTCttccaaaaaaaatatatatatgctgTATTGAGAGCGAACTTTTAAACGAATAAACACTTGAACACGCAAATACACATTACCAAGCTGCAACACCTAGCCTTGTCTCTGTCTGCTACTTGTGTTTTGTACAGGTTAAATTGCTGCAGACAACACGGGTACCAATATATAGCTCTTCTGGATTAATGACTACACCCTGAGACAAACTGTAATGTCCATCTTATCCACAATGATAACAGTTAACCTCCTCTAACTGCAGTAAACTCTTGGTAAACGGAaatcccttaaaggggccctgtaacactttttcagcatggtcagaaaacgagGCTCCCGAGaccatgcgagccaaacattatagcgcagtatGCAGCCTGGAATGTAGAATTAATTcttagtcagctagaaatcactccctcttttctctacaaatgatgccatgtacccaaattactgcgccatatattCAAAGTCCGCGGCCGTTACCATGGCCGccgtgggatgccgccacgtgcccgcgcacgCTTGCGGTCACAGTGAAAGCGAGCTGCGCATTTGAAGAAAAATTAAGAAAGTGCTTAAGGTCATGACACACGCTGACGAAGGGacacatcttcttgccccctttgttattcccctccctgcgtagctttcagcgcgctcactggtacgaaaggagagagtatgcgacaaatccctgtaattccgctcgtacttgatggattctagaaatttttgcggcagtcgatttgtgGGGCaacaagctcttttaatgaagccattaaactacttgaaaagtgttgcagggcccatttaaaTGGAaatgctgcttaaatggaactgctTCTTACATGATTAgtttcatacttgaattctgTACCCCTGtttctctcagtaaacggaacctattttcctggtcccttcaggttccgtttaacgagaatTTACTGCATACACCTAAAGTCTGCTTTTACTTTTGACCAGTTGGTTAAGAATCTAAGAAGTACTTGCTTGATAAGATTGCCGTGTACATGCTTACACAGCACCTGCTTGCAGACTCTACAAGTTTAGGAAAAAGAAGTTACCGATTACAATTACATCCTCCAAAATTAATTTATCACTGTTACCGATTGCTGCTCCGAGAAAGTAATCAGGGGAATTACAATGTAATCTATTTCTTTCATGTTGCCTCCCTCCGAACTTTATTAACCTCGTACAAGTACAGTAAACAGAACATGCTGGCCTGACACATTACACCAGATATTCTAGCCTATAATTTCCACTCTACAGTGAAAATGAACGAAGTCTCGGATGGAGGCTACCTATTGAGCAGCAATTACTGGGCACCATGTTTAGCATTGTATGAAATCAATGAGAATTGATGTGATAGAATGTTTTGTGCACATTAAATCAAAATTATATTACAATCTATATGCCTGTCCAGTTTCTtttgggaatatatatatattcccacaAGGAACTACTATGCATATCGTGTGTTGCATGAACAAAAGCGCCTTTGGATATCTGGTAGGCTATCAGGAGGGCACCAAGAACATAGGAAGACTCCACTTGTACTGGATCAGCAGCCAAGGTCTTCCGCTGTGGAGCTTTAATTAATGGGTCTGTTGCTAAGCTGCATTCCAATGGGGCCAGGTATGCAAAAGTGTATCGTGCCCTTGACACATTATGAAGGGCTCCTACACTACTATGAGCTCAAAAATTTACtgcgtagtagcagcagtagtgaAGGTATGGCaacaagaactttttttttttcacggattGTGTAATATGAAAGTTAACAGCATTTAATTGGCCACTGCACAGCTGACTGGCTGTCCTTCACTTATTTCCACACCACTCTCTCTCAACACCACACACTGCACCAGAAGGGAGAGAACCACGGTGTTGGTATGGAAGGTTTTTCATGtctgttttagtttcgttccaccgtaaAAAGTTCGGTTCCGTTTCTGCTCCGGAACAAAAATATTTTCCATGACGCTTTGTAATGGTTTTTatttgtgtaaaaaaaaatgaaattaaggTAACCACAAAAATAGTACATAAAAACATTAATTTTTCTCTTAAGTGAATTATGAATTCTCTGAGCAGGCTGAACGCTTTGaatcaagggagtgagcatgatcttAGAAGTAGCACGTTATCGAGTGTAGTCTCTGATATGCGGGACTGCTGTTCTGATAAACTTTAGCGCCGACAATGCCCCCTCCACGCTGGCACACCAAGGTCTACTTCCGGCAATATAAACAGctgtggttgccactgttttcatttttcaCAAGATTGCTACACATCACCTTTGGAATTCCtgcttgaaatatgcgccaatacTGTCCCTTGAGATGTGCATTAATGCTCATGTTCCACAACCTCGGTTGTTCCGCATTGGCAactttcctttgaaccaaaaaccGATAAAAAATATTAGATAACATTTCAGTTAGGTTTTCGTTCCCATCAAAAATATAGTGTTTTCGTTTCTTTCCGAAACCCTGGAAAGAATCTTATTAAAAGCAACAGAAATGGTTGAGCCTGTTGAGAGGCCCTGGATGTGGTTGGAGTCCCTAGTTCAAGTCCACCTTGAGCCGTATCCTCCCGGCGAAGCTCCACTACTCTCCCTGTGATGCAGAATGAATGGGAGCTTTATAGAAAGTTCAGTGGGTCCACAATCAGTGACTCCGCTTCTTTGCCCTGAAAACACGGCTGTCTCTCGTCCCATTTTCGCTATCGTTCCTTGTACGCAACAGCCTTTACTCTCGCTGGAATGATGGACGGCTTTGTATATGTGTTGTGCACTCACACACCACTACAATATCTTTTATGTGCGAGATATGCAGCCATCATGCTCTTAAATCATTTACAAAACTTGTCCGACTTCATTTTGGATCGTCGATCCAACAAAGCTTCATGGAGAGAGCCCTCGATCCTGGCTTTCTTCAGGTCCTTTCTGTCTTGCTGACTTACCCGGAGTTTTCTGTCTTGGAAGCTCTGGAACTTTTTCCTGAAAGCAGGAAGGGTAAATGCAATCACTTGTGTAGGAACATGTCGCAGTATGTTGGCATTATGTAAAACATTACATGAGGAAGACCTTCTCCAGTTCCTTTCACAGTTCACGGAATACATTACAACATATAATAGTGTAGTCTACAGTAGTTATACAATGCTCGCATAGCCACTACTGCATGAATGGAAAGTAACTGTTCACAGTAGCAGTGATGACACCTTGTGGTTGTCAAACTATAGACGACTTACACTGTTGGTTGCCACTGCTTAATGCAACGGCAGTGGTATGTGCTAAAAGACAGTTGATGTCGTCTTGCCTTTGCGACTTGGGCTGCTCAACATTTGAGAAAAGTGTACCCTTGATTATATGCACAACAATGGCAAGCATAGTAAAAAAGCCAGATTTCTTTTGCATCTCCATGATATGTGACATTTTTGTGATAGGCAGGCTGGACTCCAGCTGCAGTAGCCATGCTGAGAACGAAAACACTGCATTAGAATCTAAGCTTGTGAAATTTTAATTGCGCATGAGGAACTTTATTGCTGGATAGCACCGTACTGGTGCTATCTCAAGTTTTATATTGCACAGCTTTGGTATGTTAATTACCACTTACTGTAAATGATTAGCTGACATAGAATAGTCCCAGTTTCTGCAATGCATTTAAGGTAGTGCACAACGTGTGCAGTTAATACTTACACATAATTTACTTCACATTCTCCCAAGGACCCTCTCTCTTCTTCGGGAACATCTTTCTCCTTTGACGTATCGGCTTTAGCCACAGCACGGACCTGTTGGTATACGACAACAAGTTATCCGCTAAATGCTTGTTGCACCGACCAAAATTCCATAGAAAGCACACACATGCCTTTTGAAGAATGAAGCAAAAGAAAAGGTCAGAACGATAGCTGCTTACCTTAATCATTTCATCGCTGCCTGCTGAACGGCAATTGGCTTTTATGTCTGTACCATCCACTACTGTGAGGAAGCAGTTATTGCTGGCGAGAAGGGCTACTTTACCCTGGAATGACAACCACATAACTTGTCGGTGCAAGTTTTTCTCTACACCTAACAACCAGAGTTCATAGGGCACTCACATCTTGAAAGACTGGCTCCCACTGCTCAAGTGGGCCTATGGCATCAGACCTCCCAACAACTGTACCATCTGGCTGGACAGAAAGGTACTTCCCGTAGCCGGATTTCAGGGCTATCTTTGTATCGGAGAGCTTGACAGCTGTCAATATCTCTTCTGGAAATGGGCCCTCACCTAGAAAAAAGAAGGGCATGGCATAGGTTCATTTGTGACGTCTCAGACAACCATTTACCGCTCCTCATAACTGATTATTCACTGCTATGTTTACTTGTCCGTAATTTATGTGCAAAAGCTCGCTCATGGCTCCTCATTTTGAGTCGATTACACACCATGTGATGACATAGCCAAGTAAGAAACCAGCTGTCAGTTCAAACTATAGGGAGGCACATAAAGTGTTACGAGGTGTGGGATATCCTGTGATGTGTACAAGGTGGTGTAGAAAGTTTTTTTGACACTGTATACACGATGTGCCAATTGAACATTTGAAGGCATCCGTGCTGCTGTGCAATGCTAAGTGCAGACCACCCCCCGTAACACGTGTCCTTCCACAAACATTTAAAACAGCATtccaaccaggcccgtagccaggaatttcttttcgggggcgagggggggtgcacttgctgaaagctttgaaaaacacctatctttattattttttccggcaaaacaccccctccatcagaatatcgaggggggggggggctgtctacAGTCCCGATTCCAACCAAGCTGAACATGTGAATGGGTGCTCAGTGTTTCGCGATGCAAGGCGAGAGACCGCCACCTGAATCCCCAAGTGAGAAAGATAAGGTGCTTACCGGGAGGATGAGGACCGCCAAGTACAAACAAGCCATCATCCCGCGACGACATGTAGCAGTATGGAGTGAACTCAATGGTTATGGGACCCGTGTACTCTTCGAACGCCTTCAGCTCCCACCAGCCCCCTGTGACAAAATATACAGCATGTGGAACAGTTCGGTAAGCACTTCAGTGGGTGCGTAAAACAGTACCGTGGTTGACGGTGTCCTGACTTTCTAGTCTTTCGTCGCCACCACTGGAACTCTGCTTGGACTTGCTCTTACTCTTGTGCTTCCTGCGAGAAAAAGTAGATGTCAAATAACGTGACACTGTCACCGCACAGCAGGCTTTACGCAAGCGAAGCTGGCTTAGAAAGTTAGATTTCAGGTAGCTAGCATACGTTTCTTGCATAAACATGCGTAACGTGCTCAACAGATTACCCTGAAACAACTTTCACTTTATGCAGTGTGGGAACCCTAAGCGTCATTCACTAGACAACGGAGTCACAATAAAACAACCAAACTTAATGCGATCATGATAGAAATGTTCGACTCACTTCGTTGTGCGGCCCTTCAGCACAAGCTTCCCGCGACGCACTAAGCTATAGTCAGCCATATCTCGTTTATCGTCAGTGCCGTTCAGGCTCGTTTACCGGTAGCACTCAACTCGACATCTGCATTCGCGGACTACGAATAATTACAGCTCTACAGCAACTGTTTACGCACGAAAGTCGCCATAACTCGCTTGGCCGTCAACTTAATAAAATCCGTTATTTCACCGTCGCGTTGATGTTTTCGTTACTGCCGATGCCGGTTCGTGCGCCAGTCACACATATAAGTATTTCTCTAAAAGTGAAACTTAAAATTGCAAAATAAAAGCAACACTTTACGGTATATTTGTTTTAAGTGGTGATGTAAATAAGACAGATTTGTTATCTTTAACAAGCACTTAAACAATGTCACGTAGTATCCGCCGGAAGTCTCTGATGTCAGGTGTTCAGCGTCAGCTTCGCATAGTAAACGCTCGCTGCGCTGGCTCCCTATCGTTTTCATACGCTCCTTTATTTTTTTACGACACTGCTCGCGAGCGCAGCAAGCGCAGTGGCAGCAAGCAGCGCTGGATAGTGGCGCTCGTGTGGCAGGTTTGCGCTGCTTTTCGCGTGTGCCGGGCGACGGAGCGTCTTTCATCTCCGGATACTTGCGCATATCGGCGGGAAAAACGGCGTCACCGAGTGCTTCGAAACGCCGACAAGCTACGGAGTAACCTGCTAAAAGAGTGATCGCGCCTTGCACGGATAGAAGCAGGGTGTCGAATACGGCGATATGTGCCTGCTTCCCTCGTTGCACTGCGAGCAACGGCTACTCCTCGCCGGGATCTTCGGTGACTGCGAAGACGGCGAGCGTGCTGTGTAGTAATTCGTACACCTGTGTAGAGCTTATCTTCAAATGACTGCTACTACGGCTCGTCGAAGACTCGGATGCACTCGCCTCGCAATCTCTCGAAGTCGTCTCGGATATAACACTTTCGAGTTCACTTAAAGCGCCTTGGCTGCGGTGCTTTCGGTGAGTTCTTCGGTGGCCAGTTTCTCGACGCCACGCTTTCCctccctgtttttttcttttcgcgtcgTGTTGATGCTAGTTCGTCGACGCAGTTTACGTACACTTTCTATCGCAACAAACTGTGCACGAGATCGGCCGCTGTTGTGCAAACAGAGAAGTGTCTCGTTTCAAGAAGCCGCTGTCTCACGGGGAACAGCGAAAGGTCCTGTTCCAAGtttgctttatgtttttttttttgttttctctttctgaGCAAGGGCGCTTGTTGCGTAACAATCGGCGCGCCGGCTAAAAACTGCCGTCGCTATTCCGTTGGCGCAAAATTCGGATTTGTGTCCCAAGTTTCGCGCTGCATTTGCGCAAGCGCGCACATAAAACCttcgtgtactttttttttttttctttcgtgaattCGAATCGCTCAAGAAGCCCATGAGAAAGTTCCCGTCGTGGACACGTTTTTGAACGAAGCGCATGAATGAGTTGCCGATGTGAGCGCGTTTGTTTTCCACTTGCCAAGTTTTCGCTGGCTGGACAAAGTGGCAAGACCACTTTGTCACGAGAAACATAGTGGGATGATGACGTCGCTTGTTGTGTTCAGACGCCCTGCGCAACGCAACTGTACCAATGTGTACTAGGAGCGCGAACTTTAGCGATGGCTGATGCGTTTCAGATGATATCGACAGTCATTTCTTTCGGATCCGGTAGCTAAGGTTAAAATAGCGCTAAACATACGGGACGGCTGAAGAGAGACAGCTTGCGCGGGTTTCGCGCtgcttttaacttttttttttttgttctgtagtTTCGTTTTTCGCCAGTTCCCGGATTATACGCCCGGCTATCACTTTCGTTTCCCTCTTGAGAGTGGGGGAGACATAGTTCGTTAGGTACCGACCTTGGCTCTGCGCTTATCGGCAGCGGTGCGCTTAGGTCTGTGGCCCTGCGTGAAAGTATCCGTGCGCTCGTATTGGGACATGCGTGCTGCGCAAGGCTTCGACGCCGATTCTAGGGCGCATACCGGCGCACGCGGCTGGCGCGCGCCTCAGTGACGCGTGTGGGTGGAAAAGTTTCGCTTCGCTCGGTGTTGTGGCTGCGGTAATGAAGAGCGACTGCGGTAGCGGgaacgacgtttttttttttatcacttttgtCGGCTAAACTTTCTAATTGTGCGGCGGAAAACTGAACAACTCAGGGACGTGACAACACGAGAAATACTTTtccaacaaaagaaacaaaaatgataATAGCAATCAGAAAAGTAACTTTTAATTGCTACTCGAGCAGGGCAGTCGGATATGGCTGAAGCAGTACTGCGAGTCGGCCTAGTTCCCGTGTTTTGCCCTGAGTTTTCGCGCAAATATTGTCAAGATGAAATATCGCAGTATAGCGATCTAAAAAAAAGCCTTTAGGAGAGTTCAGTGTTGGTCGAGTTGGTGTTTGGACATAAACATAACCGTAAACGGCGCCTACGTTCGTCTTCCTTTCTGTAGTGCCGTTTCCTTGCAACTTACGACATTAACAATGAGCCCTTTACGCAGCGCACAGGCGAGCCTTTG
This window of the Rhipicephalus sanguineus isolate Rsan-2018 chromosome 2, BIME_Rsan_1.4, whole genome shotgun sequence genome carries:
- the LOC119382644 gene encoding protein FRG1; this encodes MADYSLVRRGKLVLKGRTTKKHKSKSKSKQSSSGGDERLESQDTVNHGGWWELKAFEEYTGPITIEFTPYCYMSSRDDGLFVLGGPHPPGEGPFPEEILTAVKLSDTKIALKSGYGKYLSVQPDGTVVGRSDAIGPLEQWEPVFQDGKVALLASNNCFLTVVDGTDIKANCRSAGSDEMIKVRAVAKADTSKEKDVPEEERGSLGECEVNYVKKFQSFQDRKLRVSQQDRKDLKKARIEGSLHEALLDRRSKMKSDKFCK